ATCTTCGGACAGGCGGTCGATGGCGTCTCGCAGGGAGACGTGAGTCGTCGCGTGGGAGACCAGGATCCCGTCGAAGGCCAGTGCGAGCCTGAATCGCTTCGTTCCGGTGATTTCGGCCAGCAACTCGGTGTGGCCGGCGTAGGCGTATCCGGCAAGGCTCATGGCTTCCTTGTTGATCGGCGCGGTGACCATGGCGGCGATGTAGCCGTCCATCGCCATGCGGGCGGCCCGCTTCACGGATTCCACGGCAAGGCGACCGGCTTCGGACTGCACACGGCCCGGAACCAGGCTATCGATTTCTAATTCCGCTTCCTGCGCGTTCATGACGTCAATCGTGCCGTGGCGGAACAGGCCCGCCTCGGGATGTTCGATCGGATGGATGTCGAGACATGATCCGGTTCGGGCCAGCGGCAGCGCCCGGCGGATGACTTCATCATGCCCGATCACCAACGGCCGGCACAATTCGAAGACCCATTCCTGCGAAAGGATCTTTACAATGACCTCCGGTCCCACGCCGTTCGGATCGCCCAGCGTGATCCCGATGACCGGGCGTTCATCTGAACCGTTTCCTTTGCGATCGCCCGATGCCTGCTTACCATAGGGTCCGGTGATGCCATCCGGGGTGTCGCCGGCCGAGGTGTCGCCGCCCGTGATGGTGCCGGCCTCGGTGTTACCGGCCTCGGTGCTGCCGGCCTTGGTATCACCCGCCCGTGGGGTGGCACCAGCCAGGGTGTCAACGCCACGTGGAGAGAGGCGTTCCATGGCTTTCGCCAGCGTGTGCTCGTCGCCGAAGGATCCGGGTTTGATGACCAGACCCATGCCGTCATGGGGACCGCCCGCGACGGCAGACTGGCCTATACCTGCGTCGATTTCATCGCGTATCCAGGCGCCATCGGCACGCAATTCCTGAAAGACGCGGCCGGCGGTTTCCCCGCCCGTGAGCACGAGACCACCCGGGTTCGCCTTCGTGAACAGCCTGCGGGCAACTTCACCCAGGTTTTCGATGACCACCAACGCGGGATCGCGGCCGGCGGCTTTCTCGGCCAGATGACCGATCCACGCCCGCCGATCCGTACGGTCCGTACGGTCCGGACGCACTGGGGTTACAACCGCGTTCCGCCCATTTGCCATGGCCTCCGCGATGCTAGTGGTCAGTCGATCCACCTCGCCCATACGCTTCCGCTCATCCACAATCGACAGGGGATCAAAGGGGCAGATGGTTGCCGAATTCCGGCCGTTGACCTGCTCGACCTGCCGGGAGGTCGTGTCGTGCAGACTGCAGGCGAATACGAGTACGGGACCGTCCTTCAGTGGCGACGCGGGTGCGGCAACTCGCGGCTTGCTGGATGATGACCGAGGTGAACGGGATGAGGAGGCACGCGGCTTCCACCTAAGCGCCAACCGTTCCGCGAGAGCGCCGGCCATGCCGCCGGAACCGCAGAGCAGCGTAGTAGCCGCCGCAGGCGCTGAAGAACGTCTGTCCTCAAAAGCTCCACGATCCTCGAAAACCGCGTCCAGCAACCCATCCCATCTCATAGGATCCGCCATATCCACCACCACCGTGGTCCCCGTTGCGGCCTTGATTTCGTCAAGCGCCCCTCTGATAGCTGCCGTACCGCCATGAACGGTTTTCAAATCGATGTGGACCCTCCCTCTGCCGGTACCATTGTCCAGGAGATCCGGGACGAAGGCGTGTTGCGGCGGGATGTCGGGACCCGCCATGTCCGCGCCGCTGATGGGCAGGCCGCCAAGCAAATGATATCCCCCCACCGTGATACGTCCCATTTCAGGAAAAGCCGGAGCGCATACCACCAGTCCGAAGTCCATCAGGTCGCTGACAAGGTCGATTTCGAAGCCTACATTTCCCCTGAGCGTCGAGTCGATCTTCTTGTAAATCAACGCACCCGACCGGGCCCGTATCGCCTCGCAGGCCGCCCCCACGCGATCGGCGGCTTCCGCCTCGCTGCAGGAACGGGTGTCCGTGTTCAGCACGACCAGGTCTGCCGAATCGAATCGATCCAGCCGGTCCGGACCGGTCGGCACGGCCACGGCGAAGCCTCGTTTCGCGAAGGGGACCGCCACGTCGTGAGCGCCGGCGAGGTCGTCGGCGAGGATATAAATGGGCGTAGTCATGGTGGTACTTTCAGGCCGCACCGCCGGCGAGGCCGGCCCGCGCTACGATCTCTTCCCAGGTGGGCTCGACCGGCGCGTCGCGGTCTGCCAGCTCAGCCATGACCTCCGGCCACTTTGCGCCCGATCCGGTGACCAGGCATACGACGGTCTCATCAGCGGCGAGCCGTCCCGCCCGGGCGGACTTGATCGCCCCGGCAACGGACGCCGCCGATGACGGTTCGACCAGGTAACCGCTCCTCGCGAGCAGGCGCACCGCCTCGATGATCTCTTCCTCGGTCACGTCGGTGGCGTCACCGCCGGAATCGTAGATGGCCCCCAGTGCAAGGGGTCCTCCGGTGTCGTCCCTGATGGAGAGGGCGATGGAACTCGGATCGGGGTGGACGATCACGTCACCGCGTCCCTGTTGGAACGACTGCACGTAAGGATTGCATCCCGCCGGCTGCACACCATGCATGACTGGATTCCGATCGACGAGGTCCAGCGCGCGCAGCTCGTTGAATCCCTTCCACGGACCGAACAGCGCGTCGCCCGCGGCGATGGGGCAGAACATCCGATCAGGGATCCGGCCGCCGAGTTGCACGAAGATCTCGAAGGCGATGGTCTTGTAGCCCTCGATACCGAAGGGCGTGCCCGTGGGCATGGGCGTCATGGTCGTCGAGGGATAGAAGCCATGGTCCCGGATCAACGTGTCCAGGTACTGAAAGCGGTCTTCCAGCACGAAGGCGTGGCCGCCGTACAGGGCGATCATGTCCCGCTGCAGCATGGAGGATTCGGGATGGCAGAGGATGATGCAGGAGTCCATCTCCGCGGCGGCGCAATAGGCCGCGGCCGAGGCGCCGTGATTGCCCGTGGTACTGGCCGTGACCCGGCTGTAGCCCAGGGATCGCGCCATGGAGACCGAGGACGCGTGGAACCGGTCCTTGAAGGCCCAGGTGGGATTGGTCGTCTCGTTCTTGATGTACAGGTTCGATAAACCGGTCGCCTCACACACCGCCCGGGGCCGCACGAGGGCCGTGTTCCCTTCGCCCAGTGAGATCTGCGCCGCCGGGTCCCGCAACGGCAGCAGGGCGTCGAATCGCCATATACCGTGACCGGCCCGGCCCCAGTCCTCCACGTTCAGGTCGGTCGCGATCGCCGGGTAGTCGTAGGTCACGGTCAGCGCAGCCGCGCCGCCCCCTGCCTCGGCCGCGCCGCCCCCTGCCTCGGCCGTGCAGGAGGGACAGCCGAAGAACATCGGCGCCAGAGGATATTGAGCATTGCACCGGGTACAGGTGAGGCCGAGAATGGACATGGTTTTCTTTCGGGAGTTGAGCCGGAATATACCGACTTTTGCGTCTATGGAAGGGGATGGCAATGCGTGTGTGGTTACCAGGATCGCTACCCGAAAATATACCTTCGGGGTCGGGGAGTGTAAAGGACTACAGGGTGCTTCGCATCAAACGTCACGGTGGTCGTCTCCCACGCCCGGTGCCCGACGTGACCCGGTTATTCTTGACACGGAAGACGGCACAACGATATGATCCGTAAGCCGAACGCATGACGCGGAAATCCTGGACAGACTCAAACCCACCGGAAGCGACACCATGTCAACCCGATCACTGCCCCACGGACTCTGGCCGGTGATGCTCAACGCATTTCACGAGGACGGGACTATCGACTGGCACGGCGTGGACGCCCTGACCGACTGGTATATCGAGAGAGGATCGGCGGGCCTCTTTGCCTGTTGTGGATCCAGCGAGATGTTTCACCTGGATGACGTGGAGCGCCTGGCCGTAGCGCAACGCGTCGTAAGCCGGGCCGCCGGCCAGGTACCCGTAGTCGCCACAGGGACCTTCGGCGGTCCCATAGAGCATCAGGCCCGGTTTGTCAAGCATTTGGCTGATATGGGTGTGGACGCGGTGGTCGTCATCGTTTGCCTGATGGCCGAAAGGAGCGAGGACGAGGAAGTGCTTAAGCGGAACATGGAGCGACTGCTCGCCTTGACGGATCCCGTTCCCCTGGGTCTCTACGAATGCCCTACGCCCTATCACCGGAAACTGTCGCCCGAACTCTTCGGGCATCTCGGCGCTTCCGGCAGATTCCATTACCACAAGGATACGGTCTGTGATATCGATCTGCTCCGGCTGAAGATCGACGCCGTGCGCGACACGCCGCTAGGGGTCTTCAATGCCCACTTCGAAACCGGACTCGATGGTCTTCGCTACGGGGCCGCCGGGATTTCTCCCGTTGCCGGAAACGTATTCCCCGAACTGTTTGCCTGGTTGTGTTCCGAGTATGACGAACACCCGGAAACGGCGGAGGAGGTGCAGCGGATGATGACGTCCCTGGCGCCGGTCGTCAACAACAAGTACCTTGTCACCTGCAAACGGTACCTCCAGCGTATCGGACTGCCCATCACGACGCGCTGCCGTTCAACGGACGCCAGGTTGACTGCCTTCGACGAGGGGCTGATCGATGGATTGCAGACGTCGGTCGAACGTTTCGCAGAAACCCTGGGAATCACCCGGACCGTACCGGCCTGATCTTCATTCCGCCTCGTCCAGCCGCTCGACGTCCACGTAGTACGCCCCCTGGATTTCCCCTGCCTCATCGATGAAAGAAGCATGCAGGAGCGTCGTTCCCGTTCCTGCGATCGCGAGGGTGAACTCGGCGGTTTTGTCGCCGGTCTCCAGGGGTTCGCTCCGTTCCTCGTCGAAAAGCGACAGGCGCGCTTCGACCGGCCGGATCGCCACGGAACGGGC
The window above is part of the Gemmatimonadota bacterium genome. Proteins encoded here:
- the pdxA gene encoding 4-hydroxythreonine-4-phosphate dehydrogenase PdxA, giving the protein MTTPIYILADDLAGAHDVAVPFAKRGFAVAVPTGPDRLDRFDSADLVVLNTDTRSCSEAEAADRVGAACEAIRARSGALIYKKIDSTLRGNVGFEIDLVSDLMDFGLVVCAPAFPEMGRITVGGYHLLGGLPISGADMAGPDIPPQHAFVPDLLDNGTGRGRVHIDLKTVHGGTAAIRGALDEIKAATGTTVVVDMADPMRWDGLLDAVFEDRGAFEDRRSSAPAAATTLLCGSGGMAGALAERLALRWKPRASSSRSPRSSSSKPRVAAPASPLKDGPVLVFACSLHDTTSRQVEQVNGRNSATICPFDPLSIVDERKRMGEVDRLTTSIAEAMANGRNAVVTPVRPDRTDRTDRRAWIGHLAEKAAGRDPALVVIENLGEVARRLFTKANPGGLVLTGGETAGRVFQELRADGAWIRDEIDAGIGQSAVAGGPHDGMGLVIKPGSFGDEHTLAKAMERLSPRGVDTLAGATPRAGDTKAGSTEAGNTEAGTITGGDTSAGDTPDGITGPYGKQASGDRKGNGSDERPVIGITLGDPNGVGPEVIVKILSQEWVFELCRPLVIGHDEVIRRALPLARTGSCLDIHPIEHPEAGLFRHGTIDVMNAQEAELEIDSLVPGRVQSEAGRLAVESVKRAARMAMDGYIAAMVTAPINKEAMSLAGYAYAGHTELLAEITGTKRFRLALAFDGILVSHATTHVSLRDAIDRLSEDEILITLDLVGNALAGMGVAAPRIAVCGLNPHAGEGGLFGNEEIRIIAPAIEKAREKAGARGWRITGPLPPDTVFMRARKGDFDGIIGMYHDQGHIPVKAIAFDRTVNVTLGLPIIRTSVDHGTAFDIAGKGIADAGNLGEALRMAVSLVGEQWSIGDGKGAQATS
- a CDS encoding pyridoxal-phosphate dependent enzyme, giving the protein MSILGLTCTRCNAQYPLAPMFFGCPSCTAEAGGGAAEAGGGAAALTVTYDYPAIATDLNVEDWGRAGHGIWRFDALLPLRDPAAQISLGEGNTALVRPRAVCEATGLSNLYIKNETTNPTWAFKDRFHASSVSMARSLGYSRVTASTTGNHGASAAAYCAAAEMDSCIILCHPESSMLQRDMIALYGGHAFVLEDRFQYLDTLIRDHGFYPSTTMTPMPTGTPFGIEGYKTIAFEIFVQLGGRIPDRMFCPIAAGDALFGPWKGFNELRALDLVDRNPVMHGVQPAGCNPYVQSFQQGRGDVIVHPDPSSIALSIRDDTGGPLALGAIYDSGGDATDVTEEEIIEAVRLLARSGYLVEPSSAASVAGAIKSARAGRLAADETVVCLVTGSGAKWPEVMAELADRDAPVEPTWEEIVARAGLAGGAA
- a CDS encoding dihydrodipicolinate synthase family protein, whose product is MSTRSLPHGLWPVMLNAFHEDGTIDWHGVDALTDWYIERGSAGLFACCGSSEMFHLDDVERLAVAQRVVSRAAGQVPVVATGTFGGPIEHQARFVKHLADMGVDAVVVIVCLMAERSEDEEVLKRNMERLLALTDPVPLGLYECPTPYHRKLSPELFGHLGASGRFHYHKDTVCDIDLLRLKIDAVRDTPLGVFNAHFETGLDGLRYGAAGISPVAGNVFPELFAWLCSEYDEHPETAEEVQRMMTSLAPVVNNKYLVTCKRYLQRIGLPITTRCRSTDARLTAFDEGLIDGLQTSVERFAETLGITRTVPA